In Deltaproteobacteria bacterium, the sequence GGACCGGCGCGCTCGCCCGCGATCACCTCGGGTGCCATGTAGGCCGGGGTCCCGACCGCGCCATCGCGGCTGCCGGTGGTCGCGGGCCCGCGCGACTCGAGGGCCGCGAATCCGGTGGGTGTGCGGTGGCGTGCGAGGCCGAAGTCGGCGACCCGTACGCTGCCGTCCTCGCCGACCAGCACGTTCTCGGGCTTGAAGTCGCGGTGGACCGTGCCGGCGGCGTGGGCCGCGGCCAGCCCCTGTCCGGCCTGGAGGAACACCGCGAGCACCTCACGCCAGCTCCGGGGGGCCGCGCGCAGCCAGGCACCGACGTCGCTGCCATCGACCAGCTCCATGACCACGTGGGTGCGGCCCTCGAAGCTGCCGATCTCGAACACGCTGACGATGTGGGGGTGTCGTAGTCGCGCGAGCGCCTTGGCCTCCTTGCGGAGCCTGGCCTCGGCATCGCTGGCGTCGTGCAGTAGCTTGATCGCCACCCTGCGCTCCAGCTCGACGTCGCGCGCCGCGTAGACCGTGCCCATGGCACCGGCGCCGAGCCGCCGCAGGATCTCGAAGCGGCCGATCCGTTGCGGCGTCGAGACCGCCGCGACCAGCTCAGCGCGCACGCGGGCCAGCACCACCCGCCGCTCGATCGAGTCGTCCGGTGCCGCGCCCCGGAGGTGCTCCGCGAGCCGGCTGTCATCCCGATCGTCCACCGCACAAAGTCTCGCACCAAGGCCGGCCGTCGACCAACCCAAACCCCCTCGCCGCCGGATACACTGCGGTGGTCGAGGTCGTTGGACAACATGTCACTGCGGTATTCGTTCGTGTCGAACCCTTTGCGCCCGAGGCTCTTCACTGTCACAGCCGCGTCGACGGCCCTGTGGATCGCGGCGTCGCTCAGCCCGCGATCGGCCGCGGCCGCCGACATCCTCGTCGTCGCCAACACCGGTGCCGACTTCGTCGCGGCCGACTTCGGGGTCAACACCAGCCACACGCTGACGAGCTGGGACGCCGACGTCACGCCCACACTCGACGAGCTGCTGGCCTACGACGCGGTGCTGCTGTTCGAGAACGGCGTGTTCGCCAACGCGGCCAGCGTCGGTGACGTGCTCGCCGAGTACGTGCTCGCCGGTGGCGGCGTGGTGCTCGGCACCTTCTACTGGCAGAACCGCAGCGACGCGAGCTTCGGCGGCACGTGGGGCGCGCTCGAGTCCTACGACCCGCTGACGGCGCAGGCCGGGGCGTGCGAGTACAGCGGCGACGACGTCGATCCGCTGAGCATCGTCGATCATCCCATCACCGCGGGCGTCACCCAGCTGCACGCCAACAGCTTCCGCGGTGGCACCACCGCCAAGCCCGAGGCCGAGGTGCTGGCGCTGTGGAGCGGCACCAACAACCTCGGCCTGCCCGACCCCGCGGTCGCGGTGCGCTACGAAGGCGAGGCCTGCGTGATCGGCATCTCGATCTTCCCCGACGCCTCGTTCAACGACTTCACCGGCGACTTCTACGTGTTGTTCGACAATGCACTCGCCTTCGCGGCCGACTGTGCCCCGCCAGGGCCGTGCGGCAACGGAGTGCTCGACGAGGGCGAGGGCTGCGACGACGGCAACTACGCCTCCAACGACGCCTGCGTCCACTGCCAGCCCGCGACCTGCGGCGACGGCCATGTCCAGCTCGGCGTCGAGCCCTGCGACGACGGTGACCTCGACAACGACGACAGCTGCCTGGTCGGCTGCATCGCGCCGACCTGCGGCGATGGCTTCGTCAACATCGGCGTCGAGCCCTGCGACGACAGCAACGCCGACAACACCGACGACTGCATCGACACCTGTCAGCCGGCTTCGTGCGGCGACGGCTACCTCCACGCCGGGGTCGAGACCTGCGACGATGGCAACGCCGACAACGGCGACGACTGCCCGCTGTCCTGTGAGCCCGCGACCTGCGGCGACGGCTTCGTGCAGGTCGGCGTCGAGCCGTGCGACGACGGCAACGCCGACAACGCCGACGACTGCCTGGTGGGCTGCATCGCGCCGATCTGCGGCGATGGCTTCGTACAGGCCGGCGTCGAGGCCTGCGACGACGGCAACACCGACGACACCGACATCTGCGTGGGCACGATGTGCCAGCTCGCCGCGTGCGGCGACGGTTTCCTGCACACCGGCATCGAGGACTGCGACGACGGCAACGACGTCGACGACGACGGCTGCACGAACTGCAACATCGACGCCGCCGCCGAGAGCAGCTCGGGCGGTGGCGAGGGCTCGAGCGGTGGCGACAGCGGCTCGACCGGCGGTGCGGGCTCGAGCGAAGGCGGGGCCACCAGCGGCGGGGTCGACGACTCCGGTGATTCCACCACCAGCGATACCGTCTCCGCCAGCGACACCGCGGAGAGCTCGGGGGACGCGACGGTCGGCGCGGTCGACAGCTCGGGCGGCGGCGACAGCTCGGGCGGTGCGTCCGCGGGCGGCACCGACGACGACGGTGGCTGTGCGTGCCGCGTCGAGGATCGCAGCGCGCCTGGTGCTGCTGCGCCGTGGCTGGCGCTCGGGCTCGGCGCGCTCGTGCGACGGCGTCGGCGTCGCGGACGATGGTGAAGCGGACGCGAGGCGCTCGGCCGACGCGCGCGCGTGCTCAAGACACGGCGACGCGCTCGCGCAGGGCGCTGAGCTGCTCGCCCCACCACAGCCCGAGACTGCGGATGAACACCGGCACGGCTTGCCGGTGCCGCGCGGGATGATCGGGGCGGATCGCGTGCCAGCCGCGGTGGACCAGCCGCACGCGGGTGGTGTCGTCGAGTTCCTCGAAGTCGATCTCGACGGTGGTCCACTCTGCGGGAGCGAAGTTCACCGCGCGCCAGCGCAGCACCAGTCGCGCCGGCGGGGCCCACTCGAGCACCTCGCCGGTCGCGATCACCTTGGCGTCGGGGCCGTCACCGATACGCTCGAACAAGCGACCGCCGACCCCGGGCTCGAGCGCCATCACGCTGCGGCCGCGCGCGACCCGGTACTTGAGGCCATGACGCCACCAGCTGTCGATCTCCTCGGTGAAGATGCGGAAGGCCTCGTCACGCGCCACGCGGACCACCACACTCACGCGCGCCGCATCGCCAGGTGGGGTGGTCATCGGCGCCGCCTCGCGCTGCGCTCGGCGTGCGCGCGAAAGCCCTCGAGCTGATCGGACCAGAACGCCTCGACTTCGTCGAGCCAACGCCGCAGCTCGGCGAATGGGCGCGGCTCGAGCTGGTAGACCCGCACCCGCGCGTCCTCCGGTAGGCCTTCCTCGCGCACGAGGCCGGAGCGCCGCAGCACCCGGAGGTGGCGGCTCATCGCGGGCGCGCTCATCTCGAGCGCGTCGGCGAGCTCGCCGGCGCGGTGGGGACGACGGCGGAGCAGATCGACCACGCCACGGCGGGTCGGGTCTGCGAGCGCCAGCAGCGTGGCGTCGAGCGCAGCGGCGGTCACGTGCGGGGCTCGCCCTTGTTGCGCACGCGCTGCATGAACCACCACAGGTGGCCCTCGCAGTCGAGCGCGCCGTAGCTGCGATCGGACCAGTAGTCGTCGCCGTAGTCGCTGGTCGACGGCTCGCGCACGATCGTCGCACCGGCCTCGCGCGCGCGCCGAGCGTGCGCATCGGCGTCATCCACGAAGAACGCGAGCGCGGCGGTCGAACGCCCCCCGATCGCGCGGGGGCTGACGCACCGCTCGCGCCACGGCTCCTCGGCGGATTTCTGCGCGCTGCCGTCGCCCACCATGACCAGCGCGTCGCCATACACGAGCTCGCTGTGGTGGATGGCGCCGTCGTCCCCCTCGACGACCAGACGGGCCTCGAAACCGAAGGCACGCACGATCCAGTCGATCGCCGAGCGGGGGTCCTGATAGTAGAGGCTCGCGGACATCCGCGGCCAATCGGGCGGCGTGGGCTTCATGCTGAATTATTTAACCCAATCGTTAATGATTGTCAAGCCGTGAAACCACCGCCGAGGCGACCGCGCCCCCAAAGGCAACCTCGAGGCTACGGTCGCGGCCAGGGCCCGAAGTGGTAGTCGATGGCGTCGAGCAGCTCGTCCGCGTAGGCGCGTCGCCGGGCAATCTTGCGATAGAACACGCGCCCCTGCGGATCGACGATGTAGATCGCGTGGAGCGACAGCTCGGGCGTGTCGGGGTTCACCAGGCCGTAGCGACCGATGACGACCTCGTCCGGGTCGCTCGCGAGATCGAAGTCGAGGTGCTTGGCATCGGCCCACGCGACCGAGTCGGCGGGCGCATCGACGCTGACGGCGACCAGCTGGACGCCGCGATCGATGAAGGCTTGATGGTTGTCGCGCAGATCCCCGAGCTGCGTATTGCAGGCGGGTCACCAGAAGCCGCGGTAGAAGACGATCACGACCGGGCCGCGCGTGCGAGCCTGCGCGAGTGAGAAGCTTCCGCCGCGCGCCAGCGGCAGCTCGAAGTCGGGCGCGACGTCGCCGAGCTGCGGCGCGTGCGGGGCATCGGCGTAGGCGCCGTAGGCGTTGGTGGTGATGGGCTCGAGCGGCCCCTTCGAGCCGGCGCGATACCGCGGCGGTGCGAGCCCCGGGCGCGTGACGTCGCGGGGGTCGGGCCGCGCGAGCGCGGCCTCGGTCGGCGAGGTGGACGGCGTGACCGTGGGCCCGCACGCGGCGAGGCCCACGGCCGAGGCGAGGACACGCAGCGGCGTCTTCATCACGGGCGGTGGTCAGCGTAGCAGTCGGGGGCCGCTGCCGTCGTGGTGCGAGCCGCCCTCGCCCGCCTTCGGCCCCCGCGCGGCCGACCGCTTCGCGGCCGGGACCGCAATCGCCCACCCACATCGATCCACGGTCGCACCACGGTCGTACCGCCTCCGACCGACCGCACCGCGGTCGTCAGGCCAGGAGACGCCCACCCCATGGGACACCACGTCGAGCAGCGCACCCGAACCACCCCTGCGGTGGCGCGCCTCCTGGCCCCCTTCGCGCTGGCGCTCGTCGGCGCTGCGATGCCCGTGACCGCGCAGGCCCACATGGGTAGCAAGAAGACCATCACGGTGGTCACCCACGACGCCGGCGCGACCCTCGACGTCACCGTCGACGCCGTCGACGCTGCGGTCGCGCTGGGCCTGCCGGCGTCGGCCTCGCACGCGCGCCTGCTCGGCCGCGAGACGCTGGTGCGGGGCTGGCTCGCCGGTGGCATCACCGTGAGCTCCGATGGCGGTCGCTGTCGCGGCACCGCAGCAGCGCCCGAGATCACCGCCCAGGATGGCCGCGACGCGCTGCGCGTGCGCATCGAGGTCGCGTGCCCCGAGCCCGCCACGGGGCTGCGTCTGCGCGACGAGACCGTCTTCGCAGAGGATCCCGATCACGAGACCTTCGTCGCGATGGCGGGCGGCACCGGTGACGTGCTCCGCGGCGAGCGACGCGAGATCGCCCTCGCGACCGCACCTTCGGCGTGGCGCACCGCGACCGCGTTCGTCCGCGAGGGCGCCGTGCACCTGGTCACCGGCTACGATCACCTGCTGTTCCTCTTGTCGCTGGTGCTGTCGGCGGGGGTGCTCGCGCGACGCGAAGGCCTGCGCCGCGCCGCGCGGGACGTCGCATGGGTCGTGACCGCGTTCACGCTGGGGCACAGCATCTCGCTGGTACTCGCCGCGCTCGGGGTCGTCTCGCTGCCGTCGCAACTGGTCGAGAGCGCCATCGCAGCCTCGATCATCGCCGTCGCCGCGCTCAACGTCGCCCGCCCGCAGGCCCGCGTGGCGAAGCCGTGGATCGCAGGGGCGTTCGGCATCGTGCACGGCTTCGGCTTCTCGTCGGTGCTGGCCGACGTCGGTCTACCCGCGAGTCATCGCGCGGTGGCCCTGGCGTCGTTCAACGTCGGCATCGAGCTCGCGCAGCTGGTCTTCGTGACCCTGGTGATGCTGCCGCTCGTATGGGCCGCGCACCATCGTCGGTATCAGACGGTGGTCGTGCGCGGAGGTTCGCTGGCGATCGCAGCCTGTGGCTGCGTGTGGCTGGTGGAACGCGGCCTGGGCCTGTGACGCACACAGATCCGACCGTGGATTCTGGCTCGTAGACGCGACGACAACGACAAGAAAGACGACGCTGACCAGCGGCCGCGTTCGACTGCGGCCTGGTCGATGGGGAGTACGCATGCACGACACACGACATCGAATGCTGGGCCGCATGGCCTTCTCGGGGGCCATCGCCACGGTCCTCGGCTGCGGTTCCGGGGGTGGCGATTCACTACCGACGGGGGCTCCGACGACGCTCGAGCGCATCGCCGACGACGGCTTCACCAACGCGGGCGCGGTCGCGGTGAGCCCCGACGGCGAGACCTTCTACGTCTCGGCGTACGGCGAAGGCAACGCACCGACCATCTTCGCGCTCGACGTCGCGAGCCAGACGCTCGACGTGCTGCACGCCGGTGCGCCGCTGCTCTACCCCTCGGACGTCGCGACCTCGTGCGACGGTGACACGCTGTTCGTCGCCGACATGGGCCTGCAGTCGGGCGAGTACGAGATCGGTGGCAGCGAGAGCGCCGAGCTGCAGAAGCGCAATGGCGGCATCTACACCCTGCGCCCCGATGGCGGCGCGCCGCAGCAACTCGCCGCCACCGGCATCGCGCGAGCCGCAGGCGTGGTCGTCGGCACCGGCTGCGACATGCTCTACGTCGGCGGCTGGACCGACGCTGGCGTGCCGGCGGTCTTCCGGCTGCCGACCGCCGGCGGCAGCGCGGTGATCGTGCACGAGGGCGCGCCGCTGGTGTCACCCGCGGGGATCCACGTCGACGCCGACGGCGTGGCGTGGGTGATGGACCACGGCGCGCGCGGCAAGGACGGCGAGGGCTCGCTGTTCGCCATCGACGCCGCCGGCAAGGTCTCGCAGGTGCTGAGCGGCGTCGGCATGGGCCGCATCGGCGGCGTCTCGCTGGTACCGGGCGGCGAGACGGCGGTGATTCCCGCCAGCGACGGCGAGGGCAAGAGCTTCCTGCTCACCGCCAACACCAAGACCGGCACGCGCGCCGACGTCGACGCGCCCGATCTACGACACCCCACCGGTGTCGCCGCAGCCCGCAACGCCGCCGTCATGGCGGTCGCCACCGAGAACGCCATCTACGCCGCCACCTTCTGAGTGAAGACAAAAAGGATCCAACGACCATGAAGACGCAACCCACCATTTTCTCCGTCGCCCTCGGTGCCGCCGCTGCGCTGGTCGCCCTGCCGGGTACCGCATCCGCCTCCAGCCACCGCGAGGCCCCGGCCATCGCCGAGGACCAGTTCGCCGACAACACCGACGTCTACACCTTCATCAGCCCCAGCGATCCCGATCGTCTGGTGATGGTGGCGAACTACGTGCCGCTGCTCATCCCCTCGTCGGGGCCGAACTTCTACCGCTTCTCGGACAACGTCCGCTACGAGTTCCGCCTCGACAACGACGGCGATGCGCGCACCGACGTCACCTACCACTTCGCCTTCCACACCCAGGTGAAGAACGGCGGCACCTTCCTCTACAACGTCGGCCCGGTCGACGACATCAACAGCGCCAACCTCAACGTCATCCAGACCTACGATCTGTACATGGCGTACCAGAACCAGGCGGGCGACAAGATCATCGAGCAGATCGTGACGGGCGCGCCGGTGGCACCGTGGCACGTCGGCGACCGCACCTTCCCCAACGACAGCTACGACGCGGTCGCGGCCCAGGCCATCACCACCGCCACCGACGGCTCGACCGTGTTCGCCGGCCCCCGCGACGAACCGTTCTTCGTCGACCTGCACGTGTTCGATCTGCTCGGCGTGGCCGGTGCGCCGACCACCGACGGCGTGAACGTCATGTCGCTCGTGCTCGAGGTACCGATCGACCGTATCGTCCGCGGCGGGCAGCGCACCGCCGACGCGACCTCGAAGAACGCGATCGTGGGCCTGTGGGCCCGCGCCCTGCGTCCGATCGTCACCATCCGCAACGGCGATCGCGACGACAGCAACTTCGGCGGCTTCCAGCAGGTCTCGCGCCTCGCGGTGCCGCTGGTCAACGAGGCCGTGATCCCGCTGCAGGACAAGAACGCGTTCAACCGCGGGGCGCCGGTCGACGACGTGGCCTCGTTCGGCACGTACATCCTCAACCCCGAGTTGCCCGGGCTGCTCAACCTCGTGCTCGGTGCTGGCTGTGCGCCGACCCCCAGCGACGGGCGCCTCGACATCGTGGGCATCCTCTCGCCCAACGGCACGGCTGCCGCGGACCTGCTGCGCATCAACGTCGCGCAGGGGCAGACCTACGACAACGTCGGCTTCCCCAACGGTCGCCGGCTCGAGGATGACGTCACCGACACCCTGCTGACGGTGCTGTGCAACAACGGCGGTGCGGTCGGCGACGGTGTCGACGCCAACGACCTCGCGTTCCTCGACGAGATGCCGTACCTGGCCTCGCCGCACTCCGGCAACCCGCTGTAGCGCGCACGGCAGC encodes:
- a CDS encoding DUF4215 domain-containing protein; translation: MSLRYSFVSNPLRPRLFTVTAASTALWIAASLSPRSAAAADILVVANTGADFVAADFGVNTSHTLTSWDADVTPTLDELLAYDAVLLFENGVFANAASVGDVLAEYVLAGGGVVLGTFYWQNRSDASFGGTWGALESYDPLTAQAGACEYSGDDVDPLSIVDHPITAGVTQLHANSFRGGTTAKPEAEVLALWSGTNNLGLPDPAVAVRYEGEACVIGISIFPDASFNDFTGDFYVLFDNALAFAADCAPPGPCGNGVLDEGEGCDDGNYASNDACVHCQPATCGDGHVQLGVEPCDDGDLDNDDSCLVGCIAPTCGDGFVNIGVEPCDDSNADNTDDCIDTCQPASCGDGYLHAGVETCDDGNADNGDDCPLSCEPATCGDGFVQVGVEPCDDGNADNADDCLVGCIAPICGDGFVQAGVEACDDGNTDDTDICVGTMCQLAACGDGFLHTGIEDCDDGNDVDDDGCTNCNIDAAAESSSGGGEGSSGGDSGSTGGAGSSEGGATSGGVDDSGDSTTSDTVSASDTAESSGDATVGAVDSSGGGDSSGGASAGGTDDDGGCACRVEDRSAPGAAAPWLALGLGALVRRRRRRGRW
- a CDS encoding SRPBCC domain-containing protein, which produces MTTPPGDAARVSVVVRVARDEAFRIFTEEIDSWWRHGLKYRVARGRSVMALEPGVGGRLFERIGDGPDAKVIATGEVLEWAPPARLVLRWRAVNFAPAEWTTVEIDFEELDDTTRVRLVHRGWHAIRPDHPARHRQAVPVFIRSLGLWWGEQLSALRERVAVS
- a CDS encoding transcriptional regulator, producing the protein MTAAALDATLLALADPTRRGVVDLLRRRPHRAGELADALEMSAPAMSRHLRVLRRSGLVREEGLPEDARVRVYQLEPRPFAELRRWLDEVEAFWSDQLEGFRAHAERSARRRR
- a CDS encoding VOC family protein, with amino-acid sequence MKPTPPDWPRMSASLYYQDPRSAIDWIVRAFGFEARLVVEGDDGAIHHSELVYGDALVMVGDGSAQKSAEEPWRERCVSPRAIGGRSTAALAFFVDDADAHARRAREAGATIVREPSTSDYGDDYWSDRSYGALDCEGHLWWFMQRVRNKGEPRT
- a CDS encoding peroxiredoxin family protein, giving the protein MRDNHQAFIDRGVQLVAVSVDAPADSVAWADAKHLDFDLASDPDEVVIGRYGLVNPDTPELSLHAIYIVDPQGRVFYRKIARRRAYADELLDAIDYHFGPWPRP
- a CDS encoding redoxin domain-containing protein, yielding MKTPLRVLASAVGLAACGPTVTPSTSPTEAALARPDPRDVTRPGLAPPRYRAGSKGPLEPITTNAYGAYADAPHAPQLGDVAPDFELPLARGGSFSLAQARTRGPVVIVFYRGFW
- a CDS encoding HupE/UreJ family protein, with translation MGHHVEQRTRTTPAVARLLAPFALALVGAAMPVTAQAHMGSKKTITVVTHDAGATLDVTVDAVDAAVALGLPASASHARLLGRETLVRGWLAGGITVSSDGGRCRGTAAAPEITAQDGRDALRVRIEVACPEPATGLRLRDETVFAEDPDHETFVAMAGGTGDVLRGERREIALATAPSAWRTATAFVREGAVHLVTGYDHLLFLLSLVLSAGVLARREGLRRAARDVAWVVTAFTLGHSISLVLAALGVVSLPSQLVESAIAASIIAVAALNVARPQARVAKPWIAGAFGIVHGFGFSSVLADVGLPASHRAVALASFNVGIELAQLVFVTLVMLPLVWAAHHRRYQTVVVRGGSLAIAACGCVWLVERGLGL
- a CDS encoding DUF4331 domain-containing protein, with product MKTQPTIFSVALGAAAALVALPGTASASSHREAPAIAEDQFADNTDVYTFISPSDPDRLVMVANYVPLLIPSSGPNFYRFSDNVRYEFRLDNDGDARTDVTYHFAFHTQVKNGGTFLYNVGPVDDINSANLNVIQTYDLYMAYQNQAGDKIIEQIVTGAPVAPWHVGDRTFPNDSYDAVAAQAITTATDGSTVFAGPRDEPFFVDLHVFDLLGVAGAPTTDGVNVMSLVLEVPIDRIVRGGQRTADATSKNAIVGLWARALRPIVTIRNGDRDDSNFGGFQQVSRLAVPLVNEAVIPLQDKNAFNRGAPVDDVASFGTYILNPELPGLLNLVLGAGCAPTPSDGRLDIVGILSPNGTAAADLLRINVAQGQTYDNVGFPNGRRLEDDVTDTLLTVLCNNGGAVGDGVDANDLAFLDEMPYLASPHSGNPL